From one Paenibacillus sp. FSL K6-1330 genomic stretch:
- a CDS encoding amino acid adenylation domain-containing protein — protein sequence MNTTLMIEQGKEYWLNELQLPLPGFYLYTDGPAHLQQQELDHMVINLHIETGKIKQFHDSYDMKAWMLTSYVVFLYRMTHDTDLLIGVNNEKGNLLPLRVNLSGSDSFAQIYEQVSAKMEQIEGSSFSLEDIEGFTGQSLTLQTVYGSNGKGYAYSSSGLNWMVQEEKKDEWTLYVSYARPLYKEETIGKFSRHFELLACAALEHADMPVSRLPMLTEEDRNAYTILNDTKQDLPEDPTIVSMLASIVKKFPERIALSSDHEQVTYEQLDRLSNQISHMLLDKGLRKGQFVSIFMKRGLDTVVSMLGVLKAGGAYIPLDPSHPDERNAYIIEDTESAIILTHQDFTAKLDGLLAGFQPKPEYFCLDDKFLSYSDEACGVRVEGDDLAYIIYTSGSTGKPKGALIAHQGVVNLALANQEKLQMSEQDIILQYSTFSFDASVYDIFGSLACGSRLHLLSDEQRFSIDAFTEAVADTKATRVAILPTVFFNQLAAYLPMEDTHKYRNVKTIVVGGEALAGETVRMFQKKLQIPIVNLYGPTETTVVATGHVVDYAVPDDLATVYIGTPFANYELYIVNEHNELCPTCVTGELLICSVGVAKGYLNQPEKTKEAFILDPLTPESGKQYYRSGDLVRLLPNGQVEYRGRKDSQVKIRGFRIEIGEIEDNLAKHESVKDIAVIPRMDEDGTKMLAAFYTTHDGQAASAKDLVQFLSQKVPSYMVPKYMCFVEEMPLSPTGKIDRKKLALYELSMEMEEDDSHYEAPVNDIQRDIAAAWERALGQTKIGIHDDFFDIGGYSLKILEILVLLKPQYPQLKINDFFVYPTIAKLAERVEELGQQTIPSDQTENRDLPIQDLAEYPTSFPINQGSGQPIYTQQHILLTGATGYLGSHLLNELLKQSTATVYCLVRPSKLMEPYARLEQIMTGYFGEEVKTRMDKRVIAIQGDLEQEFLGLGAQDRALIEARIDSIIHCGAEVKHFGDSDYFARVNVESTDRLLALAQRRPHIRFHFISTLGIPEDLALGGQWDAIVAGTGYEESIIENVYTNSKLEAEKLVIKAGADRGIPAAVYRVGNLSCNSENGIFQKNIDNNAFYRMLKAMLLLKKAPGVRWEVDITPINYAGEAITALLLQQETVGRVFHICNPVAIPYEDMVGHFKAYGYDISVMDWKAYEAWLLDPQQPKDKEGLELAMAQFEGDGAKNSIYRYTCPQTSEFLKHTGVKCAVPDKLLFEKMIEYAAGIGYFVKPE from the coding sequence TTGAATACAACATTGATGATCGAACAAGGCAAAGAATATTGGTTGAATGAACTGCAGCTACCTTTACCGGGATTCTATCTGTACACCGATGGTCCAGCGCATCTTCAGCAGCAAGAGCTTGATCATATGGTGATTAACCTTCATATCGAAACCGGTAAGATCAAGCAGTTCCACGATTCATATGACATGAAGGCATGGATGCTCACAAGCTATGTCGTATTTCTGTACCGAATGACTCACGATACCGATTTGCTGATCGGCGTGAACAATGAGAAGGGCAATCTCCTTCCGCTGAGAGTTAACTTAAGCGGTAGCGATTCATTCGCACAGATTTATGAGCAAGTTTCCGCCAAAATGGAGCAGATTGAAGGAAGCAGCTTTTCGCTTGAGGATATAGAAGGCTTCACCGGTCAATCGCTCACTCTCCAAACGGTCTATGGCAGTAACGGGAAGGGTTATGCCTATAGTTCCAGCGGGCTGAACTGGATGGTTCAGGAAGAGAAGAAGGACGAGTGGACACTCTATGTATCCTATGCACGGCCTTTGTATAAAGAAGAAACGATCGGAAAATTCAGTAGGCATTTTGAGCTGCTTGCTTGCGCGGCTCTTGAGCATGCGGACATGCCGGTTAGCCGTTTGCCTATGCTGACAGAAGAGGACCGGAACGCGTACACAATTCTCAATGACACGAAGCAGGATCTGCCGGAAGATCCTACCATTGTGTCAATGCTCGCTTCCATTGTGAAGAAATTTCCAGAGAGAATTGCACTATCGTCGGATCATGAGCAAGTCACGTATGAACAGCTTGACCGGTTGTCAAACCAAATCTCACATATGCTTCTAGACAAGGGGCTGCGTAAAGGCCAATTCGTCTCGATATTTATGAAGAGGGGCCTGGATACGGTTGTTAGTATGCTCGGTGTGCTCAAGGCCGGTGGAGCCTATATCCCGCTGGATCCATCACATCCAGATGAAAGAAATGCCTATATTATCGAGGATACCGAATCGGCGATCATTCTTACACATCAGGATTTCACAGCAAAGCTGGATGGGCTCCTGGCAGGTTTTCAACCGAAGCCAGAATACTTCTGTCTTGATGATAAATTCCTTTCATACTCGGATGAAGCCTGTGGTGTCCGCGTTGAAGGTGATGATTTGGCTTATATCATCTATACCTCTGGTTCGACGGGCAAACCGAAAGGCGCTTTAATCGCCCATCAAGGTGTCGTGAACTTGGCACTGGCCAATCAAGAGAAATTACAGATGAGTGAACAAGATATCATTCTTCAATATTCCACCTTCAGCTTTGATGCTTCCGTTTACGATATATTCGGATCGCTGGCTTGCGGTTCACGACTGCATCTTCTCTCCGATGAGCAGCGTTTCTCCATAGACGCCTTTACGGAGGCTGTGGCAGATACCAAAGCAACTCGAGTTGCGATATTGCCTACGGTGTTTTTTAACCAATTGGCAGCGTATTTGCCTATGGAAGATACTCACAAATACCGCAACGTTAAAACAATCGTGGTTGGTGGAGAAGCTTTGGCCGGAGAAACCGTTCGTATGTTCCAGAAGAAGCTGCAGATTCCAATCGTGAATCTGTACGGCCCAACGGAAACGACGGTTGTAGCAACAGGGCATGTCGTGGATTATGCGGTTCCGGACGATCTGGCCACCGTGTATATCGGGACGCCATTTGCCAACTATGAATTGTATATTGTGAATGAACATAATGAGTTATGTCCAACCTGCGTAACCGGAGAGCTGCTGATCTGCTCGGTCGGCGTAGCCAAAGGGTATCTGAATCAGCCTGAGAAAACCAAAGAAGCCTTTATTCTGGACCCGTTAACACCGGAATCCGGGAAACAATACTACCGATCCGGAGATTTGGTTCGCCTGCTGCCGAACGGACAAGTAGAATACCGGGGACGAAAAGATTCACAGGTGAAGATCAGAGGCTTCCGGATCGAGATTGGAGAGATCGAGGATAATCTGGCGAAGCATGAAAGCGTAAAGGATATCGCGGTCATTCCGAGAATGGACGAGGACGGAACCAAAATGTTAGCGGCATTCTATACAACCCATGATGGACAGGCAGCTTCTGCTAAGGATTTGGTGCAATTTTTAAGTCAGAAAGTACCTAGTTACATGGTTCCTAAATACATGTGTTTTGTAGAAGAGATGCCACTATCCCCGACCGGTAAGATTGATCGTAAGAAGCTGGCATTGTACGAATTGTCGATGGAGATGGAAGAGGATGACTCCCACTACGAGGCACCGGTTAATGATATTCAGCGGGATATTGCTGCAGCCTGGGAAAGAGCACTCGGACAAACCAAAATCGGCATCCATGACGATTTCTTCGATATTGGCGGTTATTCTCTGAAAATCCTGGAGATTCTAGTGCTTCTTAAGCCGCAATATCCACAGTTGAAGATCAATGATTTCTTTGTTTATCCGACGATTGCAAAATTGGCGGAGAGAGTAGAGGAACTGGGTCAGCAGACGATTCCATCCGATCAAACAGAGAATAGGGATCTTCCTATTCAGGATTTGGCTGAGTATCCGACCTCATTCCCTATCAACCAGGGTTCGGGACAACCTATCTATACCCAGCAGCATATTTTGCTGACAGGCGCGACGGGATATTTGGGATCACATCTGCTGAATGAACTGCTGAAACAATCGACCGCTACCGTGTACTGCCTAGTTCGACCGTCGAAGCTGATGGAGCCCTATGCTCGCCTTGAGCAGATCATGACCGGATATTTTGGCGAAGAGGTCAAGACTCGTATGGATAAAAGGGTGATCGCGATTCAGGGCGACTTGGAGCAGGAGTTTCTCGGGCTCGGAGCACAAGACCGTGCATTGATTGAAGCGCGCATCGATTCCATCATTCATTGCGGAGCTGAAGTGAAGCATTTTGGCGATTCCGACTATTTTGCGCGAGTGAATGTGGAGAGTACGGACCGCTTGTTGGCTTTGGCTCAGAGAAGACCTCATATCCGATTCCACTTTATATCTACGCTTGGGATCCCTGAAGATTTGGCACTGGGTGGTCAATGGGATGCCATCGTTGCTGGAACGGGATATGAAGAGTCGATCATCGAGAATGTCTATACGAACAGCAAGCTGGAGGCAGAGAAGCTGGTCATTAAAGCCGGTGCAGATAGAGGAATCCCGGCAGCGGTTTATCGCGTGGGGAATCTGTCTTGTAACTCGGAGAACGGAATATTCCAGAAAAACATCGATAACAACGCTTTTTACCGCATGCTGAAAGCGATGCTGCTGTTGAAGAAAGCACCTGGCGTGAGATGGGAAGTGGATATTACGCCGATTAACTATGCCGGGGAAGCCATTACCGCTCTGCTGCTTCAGCAAGAAACGGTCGGGCGAGTGTTTCATATCTGCAACCCGGTTGCCATTCCTTATGAGGACATGGTGGGGCATTTTAAAGCCTATGGATATGACATTTCAGTGATGGACTGGAAGGCATACGAGGCATGGTTATTGGATCCGCAGCAGCCGAAGGATAAGGAAGGCCTTGAGCTGGCGATGGCACAGTTCGAAGGCGACGGAGCGAAGAATTCCATCTACCGGTATACTTGTCCGCAAACATCGGAATTCCTTAAGCACACGGGGGTAAAATGTGCTGTACCGGACAAGCTGTTATTTGAAAAAATGATAGAGTATGCCGCTGGTATTGGATATTTCGTGAAACCGGAGTAA
- a CDS encoding serine/threonine protein kinase, which produces MNHEHWKQAETALACMEVTKNGDNDPVTIEGESDDLRCIGIGTDAAVFVYEPLPAYAFKLYAAEALPKKEAEIKVYQELVGSPYFPAFYGAGERYVAISHESGLTLYDCLLYGVSVPRQVIDDVEAARSFVRSKGLNPRDIHLKNVLLQEGRGKVLDVSEYIQEGNDKRWEHLMWAYDNVYPLLEGKKLPLWVLEAVKNGYYRLDPSSVNMQEFADRIGRLFFRK; this is translated from the coding sequence ATGAATCACGAACATTGGAAGCAGGCAGAAACTGCACTGGCTTGTATGGAAGTTACCAAGAACGGTGATAACGACCCTGTCACGATTGAAGGCGAATCGGATGACCTGCGCTGCATCGGAATCGGTACGGATGCTGCAGTATTCGTATACGAACCTTTGCCGGCCTACGCGTTCAAACTGTATGCTGCGGAGGCGCTACCTAAGAAAGAAGCGGAGATTAAGGTCTATCAAGAGCTGGTGGGCAGCCCCTATTTCCCTGCATTTTATGGGGCAGGTGAGCGTTATGTGGCGATTAGCCATGAATCTGGATTAACCCTGTATGACTGTTTGCTCTATGGTGTGTCCGTTCCAAGGCAGGTCATCGATGATGTCGAGGCAGCACGATCCTTTGTGCGGAGCAAGGGCTTAAACCCGCGGGATATTCATTTGAAGAATGTACTGCTGCAGGAAGGCAGAGGGAAGGTGCTCGATGTATCGGAGTATATTCAGGAAGGAAACGACAAGCGATGGGAGCATCTTATGTGGGCCTACGACAACGTATATCCGCTGCTTGAGGGCAAGAAGCTGCCGCTTTGGGTATTGGAGGCCGTGAAGAACGGATATTACCGTCTTGATCCATCCAGTGTGAATATGCAGGAATTTGCAGACCGGATTGGGCGACTGTTCTTCAGAAAATAG
- the glsA gene encoding glutaminase A, with product MSPEIETIRQQLPGWLEASLPCVGRGKVASYIPELSKAPHDALGITLMNPQGESVTAGDCGLRFTMQSISKVFTLILALMDNGEDAVFSKVGMEPTGDNFNSMLKLELVRPGIPFNPMINAGAITVSSLIRGDSPNEKSDRILQFLKELAGNTDLEYDLGVYRSESDTGNLNRSIAFFLKENGVLSGDVEKVLEVYFRHCSIAVDCADLARMALVLACNGSDPLTGKALIPRRYVQIAKTFMTTCGMYNASGEFAIQVGLPAKSGVSGGILTFVPGRYGIGVVGPALNNKGNSYAGVHLLQSISREMDWSIF from the coding sequence ATGTCACCCGAAATCGAAACCATCCGGCAGCAGCTCCCCGGCTGGCTGGAAGCCAGCTTACCATGTGTCGGCAGAGGTAAAGTCGCCTCCTACATCCCCGAGCTGTCCAAAGCTCCCCATGATGCTTTGGGTATCACCTTAATGAACCCCCAGGGTGAATCCGTCACCGCCGGGGACTGCGGGCTGCGTTTTACGATGCAGAGCATCTCCAAAGTGTTTACGCTGATATTGGCGCTGATGGACAATGGAGAGGATGCCGTCTTTAGCAAGGTCGGCATGGAGCCGACCGGAGACAACTTCAATTCCATGCTGAAGCTGGAGTTAGTCAGACCCGGCATTCCCTTCAATCCGATGATTAACGCAGGCGCGATTACCGTTTCTTCCTTAATTCGCGGAGACAGCCCGAACGAGAAATCCGACCGAATTCTTCAGTTCCTTAAAGAGCTAGCGGGCAACACTGATTTGGAATATGACTTGGGCGTTTACCGCTCCGAATCGGATACCGGGAATCTGAATCGCTCTATAGCATTCTTTCTAAAGGAAAACGGGGTTCTCAGCGGAGATGTTGAAAAGGTGTTAGAGGTGTATTTTCGGCACTGCTCCATCGCTGTGGATTGCGCCGATTTAGCCAGAATGGCATTGGTGCTAGCCTGCAACGGTTCGGATCCGCTAACCGGCAAAGCGCTCATACCGAGAAGATATGTTCAAATCGCCAAGACGTTCATGACGACATGTGGCATGTACAACGCATCAGGAGAATTCGCCATTCAGGTAGGCTTACCCGCCAAGAGCGGCGTTTCAGGGGGCATTTTAACTTTTGTGCCGGGACGTTATGGCATCGGCGTAGTAGGCCCTGCATTGAATAATAAAGGCAACAGCTATGCCGGCGTACATTTACTCCAGTCCATATCCCGCGAGATGGACTGGAGTATCTTCTAA
- a CDS encoding ABC transporter ATP-binding protein: protein MTTILQAKHVEKTFGIQGNQYTALQDINLEIQEGEFVGIMGPSGAGKSTLLNIFSTIDTPSAGDITIAGQHIVSMNEEQLSDFRRNQLGFIFQDYNLLDTLTVKENILLPLALSKVPAAEIEKRVNEIADTFGIRDILNKYPYHISGGQKQRTAASRAIVANPSLILADEPTGALDSKSATNLLQSLKKLNEIERATIMMVTHDAYAASYCKRVIFIKDGQLYQELHREDQLRKVFFDQILEVLAALGGEHDDTV from the coding sequence ATGACAACCATATTACAAGCAAAACATGTAGAAAAAACATTTGGTATTCAAGGAAATCAATATACGGCATTGCAAGACATCAATCTTGAAATTCAGGAAGGTGAGTTTGTCGGTATTATGGGACCTTCCGGGGCAGGCAAATCCACGCTGCTGAATATTTTCTCGACGATCGATACACCGTCGGCAGGGGATATTACCATTGCCGGACAACATATCGTATCGATGAACGAGGAGCAGCTATCGGATTTTCGCCGGAATCAGCTAGGATTTATCTTTCAGGACTACAACCTGCTGGACACGCTCACCGTCAAAGAAAATATTTTGCTTCCCCTGGCATTGTCGAAGGTGCCTGCAGCCGAGATTGAAAAACGGGTGAACGAGATCGCCGATACGTTCGGGATTCGCGATATCTTAAACAAATATCCTTATCACATCTCGGGTGGTCAGAAGCAGCGTACCGCGGCCTCGCGCGCCATTGTTGCCAATCCGAGCCTCATATTGGCGGATGAACCGACAGGGGCTCTGGATTCCAAGTCGGCAACCAACCTGCTGCAAAGCTTAAAGAAACTGAATGAGATAGAGCGTGCCACCATCATGATGGTCACTCACGATGCTTATGCAGCAAGCTACTGCAAACGCGTCATTTTTATAAAAGACGGGCAGCTGTACCAGGAGCTTCATCGAGAAGACCAACTGCGCAAGGTGTTTTTTGATCAGATCCTGGAGGTACTGGCTGCACTTGGGGGTGAGCATGATGACACTGTTTAG
- a CDS encoding ABC transporter permease — MTLFSIARKNIRKNFTNYFLYFASMIFSIVIYFTFVSLKYDTAIQSATEGSTKISSAFSGAAVVLIIFVAIFIWYSNSFFTRKRKKEVGLYSLLGVRKKQIGRMLFYENFLMGVLALLAGIALGSVLTRFFVSLLMKVMGYDAVSNFSISPAAIINTAIVFMIITLITSLQGYRLIYRFKLIELFHADQEGEREPKASWITAVLSLVFIGTGYWLALQNLLESKAWAAMGFMLTPLVILTTVIIGTYLLFSTLTVTLLKISRNNKNRFWNGMNMIGVSQLLYRIKGNARTLTIIAVLSATTLTAVGTAYSFYYSNASNAQQANPNSMMWISHDSSVTKRADELIDSTPQHELLYHASVPILEVDADVSGLNDVFSHDIQSYSVISQHDFNELAKMQDRKDTITLSGDEAVALDPAYYEGISPTYVGSTVSLKTDKQEQPITFKELKKYSVLNLGTVYSTIVISDERFAQLEKQANTIMLEAYGISNQDKAKQLTEDLEGILPESASFASYYQDYARGMEASGLLIFMGGFLGLVFLTATGSIIYFKQLTEANSDKARYQILNKIGVNRREVKKSIAQQVLFIFALPLVAGIAHCAVALSALSKLLHMNLVIPVVICMAVYTCVYLIYYVVTVRSYYKIVTKTK, encoded by the coding sequence ATGACACTGTTTAGCATAGCCAGAAAAAACATCCGCAAAAATTTCACCAATTACTTTTTATATTTTGCTTCGATGATTTTTAGTATCGTCATTTACTTCACTTTTGTTTCACTTAAATATGATACTGCGATTCAGTCCGCAACGGAGGGGTCGACAAAAATCAGCTCGGCCTTTAGCGGTGCCGCCGTTGTGCTGATCATCTTTGTGGCTATATTCATCTGGTACTCCAATTCCTTCTTTACTCGCAAGCGCAAGAAAGAAGTCGGATTGTATTCATTGCTCGGTGTTCGGAAGAAACAGATCGGCCGAATGTTATTTTATGAAAACTTTCTGATGGGTGTGCTGGCTCTACTGGCGGGGATTGCCCTGGGCTCCGTGCTGACGAGATTTTTTGTATCCCTGTTAATGAAGGTCATGGGATATGATGCGGTGTCGAATTTTTCTATATCGCCTGCGGCCATCATCAACACCGCCATTGTGTTTATGATCATTACGCTTATCACGTCACTGCAGGGTTACCGATTGATCTACCGGTTCAAATTGATTGAGTTGTTTCATGCGGATCAGGAGGGAGAACGGGAACCGAAGGCTTCATGGATCACCGCTGTATTGTCTCTGGTATTCATAGGCACCGGATATTGGCTTGCTCTGCAGAACCTGCTGGAATCCAAGGCTTGGGCGGCGATGGGATTCATGCTAACGCCACTCGTCATCCTGACGACGGTGATTATCGGAACATATCTGCTGTTCAGTACCCTGACCGTGACATTGTTGAAAATATCCAGAAATAACAAGAACCGATTCTGGAACGGGATGAACATGATTGGTGTCTCCCAGCTTCTATATCGCATCAAAGGCAATGCGCGCACGCTCACGATCATTGCCGTCCTTAGCGCGACAACACTTACTGCTGTTGGGACGGCTTACAGCTTTTATTACAGTAATGCAAGCAATGCCCAGCAAGCGAACCCCAACAGCATGATGTGGATCTCCCATGATAGCAGCGTGACCAAGCGAGCCGACGAGTTGATAGACTCAACTCCGCAGCACGAGCTGTTATATCATGCGTCCGTCCCTATCTTGGAAGTGGATGCTGATGTCAGTGGGCTGAACGATGTTTTTTCGCATGACATCCAATCATACAGCGTCATCTCCCAGCATGATTTTAACGAGCTGGCGAAGATGCAGGACCGCAAAGACACCATCACATTAAGCGGAGACGAGGCCGTTGCCTTGGACCCGGCCTATTACGAAGGAATTTCACCGACGTATGTGGGTTCTACGGTCTCGCTCAAAACAGACAAGCAGGAGCAGCCAATTACCTTTAAGGAATTGAAGAAATACAGCGTGCTGAACTTGGGTACAGTCTATTCTACTATCGTTATAAGCGATGAACGGTTTGCGCAATTGGAGAAACAAGCAAACACGATCATGCTGGAGGCCTATGGCATATCGAATCAAGACAAAGCGAAGCAACTGACGGAGGATCTCGAAGGCATCTTGCCGGAAAGCGCGTCATTTGCCAGCTATTATCAGGATTATGCGAGAGGAATGGAAGCGTCAGGCCTGTTGATTTTTATGGGAGGATTTCTGGGGCTTGTGTTCCTTACGGCGACTGGCAGCATCATATATTTCAAGCAATTAACCGAGGCAAATTCGGATAAGGCAAGATATCAGATATTAAACAAGATCGGCGTAAATCGGCGTGAGGTTAAAAAGAGCATAGCCCAGCAAGTGCTGTTCATCTTTGCTTTACCGCTCGTTGCCGGCATTGCCCACTGCGCTGTCGCACTTTCTGCGTTGTCCAAACTTCTGCATATGAATCTTGTGATTCCGGTCGTGATCTGTATGGCCGTCTATACCTGTGTTTATTTGATCTATTACGTCGTTACCGTTAGGTCCTACTATAAAATTGTAACCAAAACTAAATAA
- a CDS encoding YxeA family protein has protein sequence MKKTMIFGGILVAILIGFVVFIQNVNINRIGTDQYYVQIQDGTKVEDKTDNGEKYIYYEYTLEGFNKEGNAKTLTFRANKELRKEAYLRLYVKEKGVSSYQEVQANELPEPAKVKLETLGK, from the coding sequence ATGAAAAAAACGATGATCTTCGGCGGCATTCTTGTCGCCATCCTCATTGGATTTGTTGTATTTATTCAAAATGTGAACATTAACCGCATCGGGACGGATCAATATTATGTGCAAATTCAAGATGGAACCAAAGTGGAAGACAAAACGGATAACGGGGAGAAGTACATCTACTATGAGTACACCTTGGAAGGCTTCAACAAAGAAGGGAACGCGAAGACGTTAACCTTTAGGGCGAACAAAGAACTGCGAAAAGAAGCGTACTTGCGTTTATACGTCAAGGAAAAGGGTGTCAGTTCCTATCAAGAGGTACAGGCAAACGAGCTTCCGGAACCAGCCAAGGTGAAGCTGGAAACGTTAGGAAAATAA
- a CDS encoding M1 family metallopeptidase has product MTHVKEKTTILSKKAIIGSLALTLTACPLINAGHAAAKAGTPTTISQVSASVEAHAPIQYHIQARLNEKNMTMQASSMVTYRNTSQDTLNQLVFHTYADANRSKSTQTSMFKRSNEAISKNNPDKKPEDFLGGIDIQGVNANSQALEFHNKDQALTIQLKEPLQPGATISVHMDFSLNIPYGSQRLSYYQDIVNGAHWFPVLSVYDEEKHQWNTTPYSPSFESDYYTSADYEVEFNVPDAYQVAMPGTITTRNNVEPGRKVVSTVANNTREFVFFASPNFKVDSVTRDGLTIEYFYFDNEPGKKQVIDRYIDQAFKAIAFFSDKYGAYPYPEFRIVESYVEGVAIEYSRVIQMGQVHTQADPAQDTVFVHEIAHQWFHALIGNDSEKESFLDEGFADFSKVYFAEKQGDKLNGFKSIQFDDSKMELAIASTNDEVGDLASPVYYEKGRQAIYQLYRSVGEEKFDRFMKEYFKRYVYKNATIEGLLQTIEDVLGKEARNEMATALHQPGFVLKPEYQLSEEEKTAYMHDQFQLLYQSALSQIPDLPYETMSRIMEKALQGEPLSIVLSDQVSNHTRKQQEAMVNQLTMLLDISGVKYDVIRDRQVLKTKLKKELGTSNLIVIGNGKTNGVIQALKSGIIERVNKMGFAWKDTMNQPSASGAYVIKHPFNQNRLMLHYFWNGDHVSDEVFETYMAKMQESLGFTSAFYQYYVMDKKGKVVLDKQEENPLSKFFAEE; this is encoded by the coding sequence ATGACTCACGTAAAAGAAAAAACGACGATCCTATCGAAAAAGGCTATTATTGGCTCACTTGCATTGACATTGACTGCATGCCCGCTCATCAACGCGGGTCATGCAGCGGCAAAAGCAGGTACCCCGACTACAATTTCACAAGTCTCTGCGAGCGTTGAAGCGCATGCGCCGATTCAATATCATATTCAGGCGAGACTGAACGAGAAGAACATGACCATGCAGGCAAGCAGCATGGTTACCTATCGAAACACCAGTCAGGATACGTTGAATCAGCTGGTATTCCATACCTATGCCGATGCCAACCGTTCGAAATCGACTCAGACGTCCATGTTTAAACGATCGAACGAAGCAATCAGCAAGAACAATCCGGATAAGAAACCGGAAGATTTTCTCGGCGGCATTGATATTCAAGGAGTCAACGCTAACAGCCAAGCTCTCGAGTTCCATAATAAAGATCAGGCTTTGACAATTCAATTAAAGGAGCCCCTTCAACCGGGCGCAACGATATCGGTACATATGGACTTCTCTTTGAACATTCCGTATGGCTCGCAGCGCTTATCTTATTACCAGGATATTGTGAATGGCGCTCACTGGTTTCCGGTTTTGTCGGTCTATGACGAGGAGAAGCATCAATGGAATACAACCCCTTACAGTCCATCATTCGAAAGCGATTATTATACTTCTGCAGATTATGAAGTAGAGTTCAACGTTCCCGACGCTTATCAGGTGGCGATGCCAGGCACGATAACGACACGGAATAACGTGGAACCTGGCCGCAAGGTTGTTTCCACTGTTGCCAACAATACAAGGGAATTCGTATTTTTTGCCAGTCCCAATTTCAAAGTGGATAGTGTGACCCGCGACGGCTTGACGATCGAATATTTTTATTTTGATAACGAACCGGGAAAGAAACAGGTCATTGATCGGTATATCGATCAGGCATTTAAAGCAATAGCATTTTTTAGCGATAAATATGGTGCTTATCCTTATCCGGAATTCCGAATCGTCGAGTCTTACGTGGAGGGTGTGGCTATTGAATATTCACGGGTCATCCAGATGGGACAGGTTCACACCCAGGCCGATCCCGCGCAGGACACTGTATTCGTTCATGAAATCGCTCATCAGTGGTTCCACGCTCTAATCGGAAACGATTCGGAGAAGGAATCTTTCCTGGACGAAGGTTTTGCCGATTTTTCCAAGGTGTATTTTGCCGAGAAGCAGGGGGATAAGCTGAATGGTTTTAAATCCATTCAATTTGACGATTCCAAGATGGAGCTTGCCATTGCATCGACCAATGACGAGGTGGGGGATTTGGCTAGCCCGGTGTATTACGAGAAAGGTCGCCAAGCGATCTACCAATTGTACCGTTCCGTTGGCGAAGAGAAGTTTGACCGCTTTATGAAGGAATATTTCAAACGCTATGTATATAAAAATGCTACCATTGAGGGACTTCTCCAAACGATTGAAGACGTGCTCGGAAAAGAGGCGCGAAACGAAATGGCAACGGCTCTACATCAGCCGGGATTTGTTCTTAAGCCTGAATACCAACTGTCCGAAGAGGAGAAAACCGCATATATGCATGATCAGTTTCAATTGCTGTACCAATCAGCCCTTTCCCAAATTCCAGATTTGCCCTACGAAACGATGAGTCGCATCATGGAGAAGGCCCTTCAGGGAGAGCCATTATCGATCGTTCTGAGCGATCAAGTAAGCAATCATACACGCAAACAGCAAGAAGCCATGGTGAACCAGCTCACGATGCTTCTTGATATCAGCGGAGTGAAATATGACGTTATTCGGGATCGCCAGGTGTTGAAAACGAAATTGAAGAAGGAACTGGGGACAAGCAATCTGATCGTGATCGGCAACGGTAAAACGAACGGGGTGATCCAGGCCCTGAAGTCCGGTATCATCGAGCGGGTGAACAAAATGGGCTTTGCCTGGAAGGATACCATGAATCAACCGAGTGCTTCCGGGGCGTATGTGATCAAGCATCCATTCAATCAAAATCGCCTAATGCTGCACTATTTCTGGAATGGAGATCATGTAAGTGATGAGGTCTTCGAGACCTACATGGCGAAAATGCAGGAATCCCTTGGATTCACGAGCGCTTTCTATCAGTACTATGTGATGGACAAGAAGGGCAAGGTGGTGTTAGATAAACAAGAGGAGAACCCGCTATCGAAGTTTTTTGCGGAGGAGTAA